CGGCGCGGACCGTCGCCGAGGCCTCGCGCCCGTCGCCGGCGGCGGTGTTTGCCTACATTGACACCCATGAAGACGGCATCATGGACGCGACCTTCGGCATCACGCAGGACGACGGCGGCTACTACGGCAGCCGGTGGATTGACCAGCCCGCCGATCGCCACCGGCAGGGCGGCAACCTGTCCTTTGTGGACGGCCATGTGGAGTCCTGGCGCTGGCGGGCTCCCAAGCGCTTCGAGGCATGGGGCCAGGAGCCGCGTCCCGACGGGGACCTCGACGACCTGCGCCGCCTCCAGGGACGCCTCCCCCTGCCCCGACGGTCGCCATGAGCGTTCCTCCAGAATCTCCATCCGCGTGGGCAGCTCACAAGACTTGCGGACCCGTTCGCCCCCGGAAGCTCCCAATGATCGTGGTTTGAAATTGCACCAATCCGGATCTCCGGCGTAAAGAGTCCCGGGAGGAATCAGAGTTCGGTCCGCCCTTCCGGTGTCCAATTATGGTCTGGCGCCGGAGGCGTCGCGGTGCCGGCACGCCCTCTCCGGAAGTCCCCGGGCATTGGAGCCTGCGCAGGGGACCTCCGTTCCGTCCCCCCCGTCCCCCCAGCATCCGGAATTCACCGCGTGGATTCCCCGGGCGCGCAGGCGTTGGAGCAATAAAAACACATCCTGAACTCATGAGATCGGTAGAATGGAACCCACCCCATGTCCGTCATGTCGCCGCCCTGCTGCTGGCGGCCGCGGCCACCCTGTCCACCGTCCGCGCGCAGACCACGCTCGCGGACTTCCAATTCAACGAAGGCACGGGCACCACCACCCGGAGCGTCGTCAATGACCTCGTCGGCACCCTCGGCGTCAGCCCCAATCCCGAGAATCTCCCGCTGGTGATCGCGGAATCGCCATCCGGTGCGCCCAACGACCGCGCGGTCCAACTGCTGGGATCCGGCTTCCTGGTCGTCAACGACGCCGACGGACCCGTCCTCGCCGTGGCGGACGAACCGCTCACCGTGGAGGCGTGGGTGAAGTGGGACGGCTCGGACTTCGACCAGTACAACGGGATCCTCGGCTACGGCAGCTCCTACAAGCTCGGCGTGGACAGCACCCAGATCATCTGGACCCTGTTCGGGATCGTGGACGTGTACAGCGGCCTGTTTCTGCCGCAGGACGACTTGTGGCACCACGTGGCCGCGGTTTACGAGCCCGGTGTCGGGGTCGAATTCCATCTGGACGGGGCCACGACCTACGTCGAGGAAACGCGCTCCATGCGGGCGTTTGCCAACAACCTGCTGAGCGTTGGCGCCGAAGGACTGGGCAACTCCATCGTGGCGGCCCTGGACCGTGTGAGAGTGCACAAGGCGTTGTTGACGGCGGAGGAACTGGACAGCGTGGCCGCGACACCCAAGCCCGTCCTCGCCGCAACGCTGGTCGCCTACGATTTCAACGAAACGGCGCCGCCGTTCCAGAGCGCAACATCGCCCTCCCGCCCGGCCATCACCTCCGAAGAATATTTCGCGTCCAGCACGGCTCCGGTGTTCTCGCCGGACAGCCCGACGGGTAGTCCCGGGGATTTTTCGATGGATTTCACCTCGGCCGGACGCCGGGTCGTGGTGCCGGATCCGAACATGGCCATCAGCCTCGACACCGGCGACTTCACCGTGCAGGCGTGGGTGAAGTTTGGTCCGCAGACCTCGCGGGCCGTCCTGTTCTTCAGCAACGGACCCGGAGGCGCCCTGTCGTTCTCCATTCTGGACCGGCGGGTCTTTGTGACCACGCTGGGTATCCTCGACCAGCCGTCCACGGCGGTGATCCCGGACGACGGCGGCTGGCACCATATCGCCGTCGTGCACGAGGCCGGAACGGAATTCCGGTTCTATGTGGACGGCCTGCTCGGCCAGACCGTGCCCTACACGGGTGGCGTGTTGATCGGGGTGCGGACTGCGGAAGAATTCTTCATCGGCAGCGAGCCGACGGGGGGCCTGCCCTATGTGGGCAAGCTGGACCGGCTGCGCATCACCAACGGTCAGGTGGCACCCGAGGATCTCGACTTCCGGGTCATTCCGGGCGTGGACCCCGAGACGCCGGAACTGACGGTGCGCAACGTGGTTGAAGTGGCGTGGCCGAGCCTGCCCGCCGGCTACGTCCTCCAATCCACGACGGACATTTCGGACCCGGAAAGCTGGACCACGGTGCCGGAGGCCCCCCTCGCCTCGGAAGGCCAGTTCCGCATCTACTTCCCGGTAACACTGGAGAGAACCTTCTACCGCCTGGTGCAGCCGTAGGTTCCGGCCAGAGGTCAAATCGGAGGCGCGGGCGGGCTTCGGCCCGCCCGCGCCAATGAATATGCAGTCCTATCGCGCCCGATGGTGGAAGATTGGGGGATGCCTCGATCCGTCAGCGATAAACTTCGCGGCGATGGCGGACGCGGTTGACGCGCACAACCCGGATCTCGTCGGCAATTTCGTACACCACACGATAGTCCCCAACGCGGATTCGCCAGTCGCTCTTGCTGCCAGCCAGTCTGCGGCAACCGGGCGGGCGCGGATTGTCCGCGAGGGTTTGAATCGCCGCGATAACGCGGTCGTGCATCTCGGATGAGAGACGCACCAAGTCTTTTTCGGCGGCGCGTTCAACCAGGACGCGATGCATCGTCACCTGCGGTTGCGCTCGGCGAGGTAAACCTCCAGCGGGCGGTAATGCAGAGGCTTTTTGCGGGCGCGCTTAAGCCAAGCCACGTCGCCAGCATCCTCAACTCGTTCCAGCAGCTCTTCGTAGTCCTTGATGGGGAGAATGACGGATACGGGTTTGCCGTTGCGCGTCACAATCTCGGGTTCGGTCAGTCTCGCCTTCACGGGTGGGACGGTATCACCGCTCAGGCTTTGACGTAAAGTTCGCCTCCCTTCTCGCTGAACTCGCGGGCCTTTCGGTCCATTCCGGCTTGATGACCTCATCCGGGGCGCGGGCGGGCGTCGGCCCGCCCGCGCCATCCTCCTCGCGGCCCTATTGGAGCAGACGGAAGTAACGCTCCTCGTCTCCCAGGGGCAGGGTGGCCACATTCTGCCCGTCCACCACCTCAACCGAGGCCTCCACCGTTCCCCAGTCCGGGTCATCGAGCCGGGGCGTTGCCTGGATCGCAAACCCGCTGGCCGCCGCCGGCCAGGTCAGCACGAGATTGCCCTCGACCCGTTCGATCGTCAGCGCCACCTCAACCGGCGGCCTGCATTCCTCCAGCGGATTGATGCCGGCAAACGGGCCGCACGGCCGGATCACCCCGTAGCGGACGCGGGTGACGGCAATCTTGGCCTGCACGTCGCCGGCATTTGCCGTGGTGAAACGCGCCGCGGCCTGCGGCCCCTGATTCACTCCGCTGAACTTGACCCGCTGGATCTCCCAGTATGCGGTCCGCCATTCGCCGGTGCCTTCGAGCTCGACGAAGAAGCTGTCCGGAGTGAACCCAAAGGTCTCCACACCGTTGGCTTCCGTCCGGTACACCTCCGGCTTGATCCGCGTGCCGGCAAGCTCCGGGTCATCGTAGTAGGTGATGCAAATGGACAGGTCCGCCGGCGGCTGGGAGGTCGGTCCGAAAGGCTCATCAATGATGGCGAAATTGAGGTAGCCGTGGACAAAACCGGGCGTGCCGTCATCGCGGGCCGGACGCACGGCGAGGCGGCGATCACCGGCGGGGCCGGCCTCCTCGATGATCATTTCCTGGTCGCCCCCGCTGCTGCCGGCGGCCAGGCCGTTCTGAATCTCCAAGTGGAGGTCGAGTTCGGCGAAGTTGCCGTACTGATCGGTGCATATGCTGAGGTCCTCAAAGCAATCGGCCAGGGGGTCCTGTCCGGCAAGTGGATGCGTGCCGGTGCGAAGCACGGCGATCTCAAAGCGGGACACAAACACCTGCCCGTTCTCGGACACGAACCGCGGCCCTGCAGTGTGCGTGGGGGCGGCGTTGACCCCGAACAAGTTGACCGCCGGCACCGTCCAGGAGCGACGGACCCAGGTCCCCGTGCCCTCCAGGACCTGCCGGTTCCCCGCCGGAAAAAAGCCGATGCCTCCCTGATCATCGGTGGCGTAGGCCTCGGGCCCGAAGCGCACGTCCATGCCGGCAAAGGCCGGATCGTCGTAGAAATCCACGCATACCTTGACCGTCTTGGGGTCATTGCATGGCAGGCCAAGGTAGTTGTCCGTGATGCCGAAGTTCAGGAATTGCCCGGCCGGCCGCACCGCGCGTCGCCGGTCGCCGACCGGACCCACGTCGTCCTGGAACTCGACCGTCTGGTCCCCGCGATCAATCACTTCCAAGTGGCTGGCAGTTCCCGCCGCGAGGTCCATCCCCGCGAGGTTCGTTTCCGGCTCGGGATCACAGGCCTCCGGCGGCAGGAAGATGTTGATGGCCTCCGGTTCCCCGAAGGCTCCCGGCACCCCAAAGGCCACAACGCGCACCGTCAATCCGGGCACATTTTCGAGGCGGATGGTGCCGCCGTTGACACCGCCATTCTGAAACCCGCCCTGCGCGTTGGCCGGAATCGAGCCGACCAGACGCGTGCCGTCCGAAGCACGCACGCCATTGGGGATGCGGAACAAAATCCAGTTCCATCGCTTGTTTCCGGCCTCAAGCGGCACCTGACCGCCGACCGGTGCGGCGAGTTCCGGCAGCGTGCCCGTCAGGAAATTAAAATTTCTCGGATTGCCCGCCGCGTCGAACAGCCCTGCGTCACCGTACGCCTGGACGAGGATATCAATCGTGTCGTAGTCGGCCCAGGTGTCGAATAGGAAGTCGGCAACATTCAGGTAATTCCCCAGGACCTTCTTGCCTGTGCGCCCGCCGATGGTGATGTCCTCCGCGATTTGATCGCCCCCGGACAGAATGCTCAGCGCCGAGTTGTCCCAAAAGGGACCGGGAGGCTCCAGACCGTCGTCCGTAACGATATAGTGAACCGGGAAGTCGGGGTTGATCGTGGCCGGCCATTGTCCGGGATCGAACGGTCCGGTTTGCGCGAGGGCGGCGCCGGCCAAAAAGAGGCCGAAAACCGCTCCGAGAATTCTGGATGATGGTTCCATTGTACTTTGCAGAGGGATTCGCGGAGATCCATAGGCCAGAGGTGGGGACGGGTCAACAGGTCCTGCTGAGGCGAGCCTTGGGGAACGCCAGGGCCCCAGGGCTGCGCTGGCCGGCCAACGAGACGGACCGGCGGCACGCTGATCCATGCCGTCACCCCCGCCACCCACTCCGTGATCGGACGAACACCGTGCCGGTATGCCCCAGAGGCTCCCGCGCCCTCGAAGTCACCTCGCGAGTCCCCCCATCCGACCGAACGCCTCGAAGCCTCCCACGAGTGCGGACGTAATGCGGTCCATCTTCTTCCCCGGGCGACGTGGTGCCCCGGTTCGTTGACTGAAACGGGCACCCATTAATTTGTTGGTTCCAGGAAGGAAAGTGCGTTGACATTCCACCGCCCATGCGATAGCCCGCTCCCGCTAATTCTACCCCAATAAAAATATGGCTGCATTTGCCCCACCCGCTGCTCCGCAGGAATTCCGCCGCCGGCCTAGTTGGACGCGTGTCTGGATGGCGGGCTGGCTGATGGCTGCTGCAGCGCTTGTCTGCCCGGCCGACGAACCGGCCCAACGGACCCTTCGCCAGCATTCGGCTGCCAAACCCAACATCCTGTTCATCATGCTTGATGATGTCGGGATTGATCAACTGCGCTCGTTCAACCCGCTGGCGCCGAATCCTCCATCCACACCGAACCTGGACACCATCGCCGCGGCCGGGGTCAAATTCACCCGCTGCTATTCCATGCCGGAGTGTTCTCCGGGTCGTGCATGCTTTTTCACCGGACGCTACCCGCTGCGCACCGGCGTCACGGCCGCCATCCTGAACCTCGACCTTACCGGCGCCCAGGTCTCGCGCTTTGAAGTCACGACCCCCCGGATCCTCGCCACTGCCGGCTATCGAAACGCAATGATCGGCAAATTCCACCTCGCCGGCCCGGATAATAATCCCGACGGCTTTGGGACACCCCACGCGCTGGGCTGGGATTACTTCAACGGCACGCTGTATGGGGCGCCCGCCTATATTGATCCCACGCTTGGCGGACAATACACCGCGGATGCCACAAATTATTGCTGGGGCTTTCCAGTCGGATCCCAGCGCGGCGTCGGCTGGTTTCTTACCTCAAGCAATACCGTCGTGTGCCAGGACAATGACGGCCTCGGCTACACCGGAAAGGAGATCTGCACACTGGGAGGCATCCCTGCGCTGAATGCAGCCGGCCAGTTTGCGGCGAATTGTGCGGCGGCCCGGTCATCCGGCCGCACGGTCACATTTACCAACAACAATGGATATTATATGTGGCCGAGGGCGATCAATGATGGATCGAATGTCACGACGGGGATCGGGCGCCGATATGCCACGACGGACCAGACGGACAACGCGGTGGCCTGGATTCAACAGCAGCAGCAGGCGGGGGATGCGCCGTGGATGTGCACGGTGAGCTACTCCTCCATCCACACGCCGTATCAGCCACCACCGGATTCGCTGTATCCTCCGGGATTCGAATGGCCGTCCGGGCTTCCGGAAAACGACTGCGCAAACGAGGGCACCATCAAACTGGTCAGCAACCTGATGGTGTCGGCGACCGACCACGAAATCGGCCGCCTGCTGGTCGAGTCCGGACTTGCGATGCGGGGCCCCGACGGGCGACTCGACTACGACCCCTCCGCAACGGACACGATGATCGTGATCGCCTCGGACAACGGCACGTATCTCGACAGCGTCAACTATCCCTACAATCCGCTGCGATCGAAGGGCAGCCCCTACCAGACCGGCGTCCTGGTGCCCCTGATCGTGGCCGGGCCTGTGGTCGCCAGCCCTGGGCGTTCGGTGGACCATATCGTCAGTGCCGTGGATCTGTTTGAGCTGTTTGGTGAACTGGCCGGTGTGGAGGTCCGCGCCGCCGTCCCTCCAACGCACATCCTCGACAGCCGCCCCATGCTCGCCTATCTCACCGATGTGGATCAGCCGGCCATCCGGAAGTTTGCCTTTGCCCAGATGGGCAACGGGCTCAAAGCCCCGACGACCCACATCTGGCCGACCGTGGTCGGTGTGGGGCCGGCGAGTATTTGCACCGACTCGATCTTCACCTCACAGAGCCTGGCGGAGTCCGAGGGCGGAACCTGGTTCGGGCCCGGGGGATCCCAGGAATTCTATTCCTGCTGCGACGTTCTGGCGGCCAACATCTACACCAATCTCACCCTCCTCGACATTCGATCGTGGATGGTGGCGGACGACCGCTACAAGCTCATCAAGTTTGACCGCGCCGCCTGTGAATCCGCACTGGGCCAGTATGAATTTTATGATCTGCGGCCCACGCCCCTCAATCCGGTCAATCCCCTGGGGCTGGACAACGCCGGCCATGATCTGCTGACCAATGGCGTGGCGGTCAATCTGACTCCGGAACAGCAGCGGCACTACGATGAACTGCTGGCCGAACTGAACCGCATTCTGACCTCCGAGCCCGCATGCTACACGGATGGCAATCTCGACAAGCAGGTGACCCAATTGGATTTGGACGGCGTCCTGCAGTACTGGGGACAGGCCAGCTGGTTCGATGTCAACAGTGACGGCACCACCGATCAACTGGACCTCGACTGCGTCATGGCCAATCTCGGTAACAACTGCCTGGAATCCGGTGCCGGTATCGTGTGTCCCACGCCGCCGTATCTCAGCAATATCTCGCTGTCGAACGACGAGATGTTCCGGTTCTTCTTCAACAGCACTCCGGGGGTGCCCTTCACCGTCATTGCCACCACCAATCTTTCATTGCCCGCGTCCACATGGATGAACTTGGGGCTGGCCACGGAAACCAGCCCCGGCTCGTTCATGTTCACCGACGCGCCCGCAACGAATCTCCTGCCACGCATCTACCAGGTGCGCACGCCCTAGCGGTGCCGGATGCCCGCCGAAAGGTCAACCACCCGGCAGACCCGGTTCCCCCGCGTGGACGCGAGAATGCGGGGCGGTACCGCGGCCATTTGAGGGCCATTCCCCACTTCACCCGTGCGGCAATTCGGCCGAAGACGTGGGCAAAATTGGTGCTGGATCGAACGATCTAATGACGGTAAGCATCGCCTCATGGTACATGGATTGTCGGGGAAGTGCGGCGCGTTCCGCTGGGCCGCCCTGATGCTGTCGGGCCTGGCCGCCGCCACCTTCCTTTCGGCCCAAGCTCCGCAAATTGCGTCGGTCACGCCCGCGAACGAGGCCACGGACGTCCCGGGAGAAACGCCGCTGGTCATCGTGTTCGATCAGGTCATGGACACGCTGTTTCCGGTGCTTACCGGCGTTGGAAACCTGGCCCTCCAACCCCCGGGTATTGCCGCGCAGGTTCAGGGGACGTGGGGCGACGACCGACGCACCCTCACCATCGCGCCCTTCTTCGGCCCCTGGCCCATCAACCAGACCATCGCCTGGACCCTAAACCCGTCCGGCGTAAACGCGCTCTTTGCCATCAAGAGCGCCGCAAGCGTCCCGTTGGCATCGGTGTCCGGGTCCTTCTCCACCGGCGTCGGCGCACCCGCGATGGGATCGGTCACTCCGGCAAACAACGCCCAGGCGGTGCCAACCAACACCGCCCTGACGTTCCGATTCACCCAGCCCATGAAGAAAATCACACTGCCCGGTGGCAACCCTCCGGCGGTGTCCATCACCGGACCCGGGCTCGATCCGGCCATGCTCACCTACGGTTGGAGTTCGGACGGCCGGTCCCTGGTCTGCGAGTACCTCGGCGGATTCCCCAGGAGCACCCGTGTGACCTGGGCACTGAATCCCGCAGGCGCGCCCATCCAATTGGAAAGCGAGACCGGCAAGCCTCTCGCCAGCGCCACCTATTCGGGCGCCTTCACCACGGGGTCCACGGGAAACTGCGATCGCGACCCATTGCCAGGCTGGGGCTCCTATGGGATGACGCGCCGCGGCAACTATCTCCAGGAATCAGCAGCCGAACCGGTACCGGATGTTGAATTCGACGAACCCTTCTTTTTTGGCGCCGTCATTGACAGCCCCGATTTCGGGCCTCCGGTGACGGCTGCGTCGCTGGAGTTCCCGGATGGCAGCAGGACGAACCTGACCGCATTCGGGAGCTTCGCGTACTTTGCGAGCTTTGAAACTGAGGCGGAAATGCTGCAGGAGTACCCGGCCGGGACCTACACCGAACGCTTCACCCAGACCGGACTCCCCGAACGGGTGGTTCCCATTCAGGCACACATTGATTTCCCCCCGATCCCCAGGATCACGAATTTCGCCGAGGCCCAGGCCGTCAGGCCTGAGCAGGCATTCACTCTTCAATGGGTTGCCTTCACCGGTGCCTCCGGCAACGACTTCATCTCGATGTTCATCTACGACGAGGAGGATGTGTTGCGTCCTGTGGTCTTTCAGGCACCCGATCCCTGTGTCCCCTTGGAACTGGAGCCGACAGCCACCTCAATCGTCCTCCCTCCCAACACCTTCCAGACCGGCCGGTCCTATGTCGGCGAATTGCTGTTTGGCAAAAGCTTCCTGTACTCCACCAACACGTTTCCGATGATGTACGGGTACGGATTCAATTTCCGTGCCGTCCGGTTCCCGATGAAGGCGGAGGGCGGTGTCAGCCCTGCGGATCCCGCCGTGCTCTCCAACGGGCGGGTCCAGGACACAGGCCGGTTCGCCTTCGACCTCGAAGGAACTCCCGCAACCGCCTACAAGATCCAAAGGGTGGACCGTCTGGACGCCGTCAACTGGCCCGAAATCAGCACCGTGACGACGGATGCCACCGGTGCGGCTGCGTTTGAGGACGGCCAGATCCTCGGACCCGGACCCTGGTTTTACCGGGCTGTGGCCCCGTAGGGAGCCCCTTCCGCCATGCGCCGCGGCCAGGCTGAGGCCGCACCGCTCTGTCGGTCGCGTCAACGGGCGCGCCGTGGAGATCGCAGGCCGGGCTTCCCCGCGACGCCCCTGAGGAGTATCCATGGGAGCGCACAATGTCCATGCAAGCGAAACTTGAACTGGTCTGGATCCCTCACGACGCCCCCGCCCGGGCGGAACCACGCCTCCGCGTTCAGCCGTCCGATCCCCCCGCCGCACCACAGGAGGCGGAAGCTCCGACCGAATTCGTCATTTCGATCTGTGGCA
The Verrucomicrobiia bacterium genome window above contains:
- a CDS encoding LamG domain-containing protein, coding for MRSVEWNPPHVRHVAALLLAAAATLSTVRAQTTLADFQFNEGTGTTTRSVVNDLVGTLGVSPNPENLPLVIAESPSGAPNDRAVQLLGSGFLVVNDADGPVLAVADEPLTVEAWVKWDGSDFDQYNGILGYGSSYKLGVDSTQIIWTLFGIVDVYSGLFLPQDDLWHHVAAVYEPGVGVEFHLDGATTYVEETRSMRAFANNLLSVGAEGLGNSIVAALDRVRVHKALLTAEELDSVAATPKPVLAATLVAYDFNETAPPFQSATSPSRPAITSEEYFASSTAPVFSPDSPTGSPGDFSMDFTSAGRRVVVPDPNMAISLDTGDFTVQAWVKFGPQTSRAVLFFSNGPGGALSFSILDRRVFVTTLGILDQPSTAVIPDDGGWHHIAVVHEAGTEFRFYVDGLLGQTVPYTGGVLIGVRTAEEFFIGSEPTGGLPYVGKLDRLRITNGQVAPEDLDFRVIPGVDPETPELTVRNVVEVAWPSLPAGYVLQSTTDISDPESWTTVPEAPLASEGQFRIYFPVTLERTFYRLVQP
- a CDS encoding type II toxin-antitoxin system RelE/ParE family toxin — encoded protein: MHRVLVERAAEKDLVRLSSEMHDRVIAAIQTLADNPRPPGCRRLAGSKSDWRIRVGDYRVVYEIADEIRVVRVNRVRHRREVYR
- a CDS encoding type II toxin-antitoxin system prevent-host-death family antitoxin; protein product: MRSSSRNGPKGPRVQREGRRTLRQSLSGDTVPPVKARLTEPEIVTRNGKPVSVILPIKDYEELLERVEDAGDVAWLKRARKKPLHYRPLEVYLAERNRR
- a CDS encoding sulfatase-like hydrolase/transferase, with product MAAFAPPAAPQEFRRRPSWTRVWMAGWLMAAAALVCPADEPAQRTLRQHSAAKPNILFIMLDDVGIDQLRSFNPLAPNPPSTPNLDTIAAAGVKFTRCYSMPECSPGRACFFTGRYPLRTGVTAAILNLDLTGAQVSRFEVTTPRILATAGYRNAMIGKFHLAGPDNNPDGFGTPHALGWDYFNGTLYGAPAYIDPTLGGQYTADATNYCWGFPVGSQRGVGWFLTSSNTVVCQDNDGLGYTGKEICTLGGIPALNAAGQFAANCAAARSSGRTVTFTNNNGYYMWPRAINDGSNVTTGIGRRYATTDQTDNAVAWIQQQQQAGDAPWMCTVSYSSIHTPYQPPPDSLYPPGFEWPSGLPENDCANEGTIKLVSNLMVSATDHEIGRLLVESGLAMRGPDGRLDYDPSATDTMIVIASDNGTYLDSVNYPYNPLRSKGSPYQTGVLVPLIVAGPVVASPGRSVDHIVSAVDLFELFGELAGVEVRAAVPPTHILDSRPMLAYLTDVDQPAIRKFAFAQMGNGLKAPTTHIWPTVVGVGPASICTDSIFTSQSLAESEGGTWFGPGGSQEFYSCCDVLAANIYTNLTLLDIRSWMVADDRYKLIKFDRAACESALGQYEFYDLRPTPLNPVNPLGLDNAGHDLLTNGVAVNLTPEQQRHYDELLAELNRILTSEPACYTDGNLDKQVTQLDLDGVLQYWGQASWFDVNSDGTTDQLDLDCVMANLGNNCLESGAGIVCPTPPYLSNISLSNDEMFRFFFNSTPGVPFTVIATTNLSLPASTWMNLGLATETSPGSFMFTDAPATNLLPRIYQVRTP
- a CDS encoding Ig-like domain-containing protein, with the translated sequence MVHGLSGKCGAFRWAALMLSGLAAATFLSAQAPQIASVTPANEATDVPGETPLVIVFDQVMDTLFPVLTGVGNLALQPPGIAAQVQGTWGDDRRTLTIAPFFGPWPINQTIAWTLNPSGVNALFAIKSAASVPLASVSGSFSTGVGAPAMGSVTPANNAQAVPTNTALTFRFTQPMKKITLPGGNPPAVSITGPGLDPAMLTYGWSSDGRSLVCEYLGGFPRSTRVTWALNPAGAPIQLESETGKPLASATYSGAFTTGSTGNCDRDPLPGWGSYGMTRRGNYLQESAAEPVPDVEFDEPFFFGAVIDSPDFGPPVTAASLEFPDGSRTNLTAFGSFAYFASFETEAEMLQEYPAGTYTERFTQTGLPERVVPIQAHIDFPPIPRITNFAEAQAVRPEQAFTLQWVAFTGASGNDFISMFIYDEEDVLRPVVFQAPDPCVPLELEPTATSIVLPPNTFQTGRSYVGELLFGKSFLYSTNTFPMMYGYGFNFRAVRFPMKAEGGVSPADPAVLSNGRVQDTGRFAFDLEGTPATAYKIQRVDRLDAVNWPEISTVTTDATGAAAFEDGQILGPGPWFYRAVAP